A single window of Pseudomonas lijiangensis DNA harbors:
- a CDS encoding translation initiation factor 2, with translation MRPGVLCLLMMVLAVNSAAQAEETSDSGNVQALHLPSPASRIAELEQRLRESERLREEQLRLAQNAEAERESAQLARLRQENQRLKLQLKEAQSIASSRLLTEQQQWFIAGGGVAVIALVCGIFVGGRRKQRQQWLN, from the coding sequence ATGCGTCCAGGTGTGTTGTGTCTGTTGATGATGGTGTTAGCGGTAAACAGTGCCGCTCAGGCCGAGGAAACCAGTGATTCCGGCAACGTGCAGGCATTGCATTTGCCCAGCCCTGCCAGCCGGATTGCCGAGCTTGAACAGCGACTCAGGGAAAGCGAGCGCCTGCGCGAAGAACAGCTCAGGCTGGCGCAGAATGCCGAGGCCGAGCGTGAAAGCGCGCAACTCGCACGTTTGCGTCAAGAGAACCAGAGACTCAAGCTGCAGCTCAAGGAAGCACAGTCCATCGCGTCATCACGCTTGCTGACCGAACAGCAGCAATGGTTCATTGCAGGCGGTGGCGTTGCGGTAATAGCCCTGGTGTGCGGTATATTTGTCGGCGGTCGACGTAAGCAACGTCAGCAATGGCTAAATTGA
- a CDS encoding PHP domain-containing protein gives MNVDLHCHSTASDGSLAPAAVVARAYENGVRVLSLTDHDTVEGLEEARAAAHSLGMQLVNGVELSCTWGGATIHILGYGFDVEAPALVEAIDRLHEGRWLRAEEISRKLAIKGMPGALEGARAIQQELGDSGNAPARPHFADYLVRAGFVKDRAEAFRKWLGAGKLGDVKQHWPTLDETVATLRASGAWVSLAHPSHYDFTRSKRRKLVADFIQAGGHAIEVVNGMQPADQVGTLAILAREFGLLVTAGSDFHGPGAWSEIGIYRPLPEDLPPLWCRFKHEQPPASV, from the coding sequence ATGAATGTTGACCTGCACTGCCACAGCACCGCGTCGGATGGCTCTCTTGCGCCAGCGGCCGTGGTTGCCCGTGCCTATGAAAACGGTGTGCGGGTCCTGTCGCTGACCGACCATGACACGGTCGAAGGCCTCGAAGAAGCCCGCGCGGCCGCGCATTCCCTGGGGATGCAACTGGTCAATGGCGTCGAGCTGTCCTGCACCTGGGGAGGAGCAACCATCCATATTCTGGGCTACGGATTCGACGTGGAGGCCCCGGCGCTGGTGGAAGCCATCGATCGTTTGCACGAAGGCCGCTGGCTCCGGGCCGAGGAAATCAGTCGCAAATTGGCGATAAAAGGTATGCCTGGGGCGCTGGAAGGTGCCCGGGCGATCCAGCAGGAGCTGGGCGACAGCGGTAATGCTCCGGCCCGACCGCACTTTGCCGACTATCTGGTGCGTGCCGGTTTTGTAAAGGATCGTGCCGAGGCTTTTCGCAAATGGCTGGGGGCGGGCAAGCTGGGGGATGTGAAGCAGCATTGGCCGACTCTGGACGAAACCGTCGCCACTTTGCGGGCTTCAGGTGCCTGGGTCAGCCTCGCGCATCCATCGCATTATGACTTCACACGCAGTAAACGGCGTAAACTGGTCGCCGATTTCATCCAGGCTGGTGGTCACGCCATCGAAGTGGTCAATGGCATGCAACCTGCCGATCAGGTCGGAACCCTGGCGATACTGGCCCGTGAGTTCGGTCTGCTGGTTACCGCCGGCAGCGATTTCCATGGCCCTGGCGCATGGTCCGAGATCGGTATATACCGGCCGTTGCCCGAAGATCTGCCGCCATTGTGGTGCAGATTCAAACATGAACAGCCTCCAGCCTCCGTCTGA
- a CDS encoding SelT/SelW/SelH family protein, whose amino-acid sequence MPLEKAEVVITYCTQCQWLLRAAWLAQELLSTFSDDLGKVSLEPGTGGVFRITCAGVQIWERKADGGFPEAKVLKQRVRDQIDPLRDLGHNDRSGQPENP is encoded by the coding sequence ATGCCACTCGAAAAAGCTGAAGTTGTCATTACCTATTGCACCCAATGCCAGTGGTTGTTGCGCGCCGCCTGGCTGGCCCAGGAGTTGTTGAGTACGTTTTCGGACGATCTAGGCAAGGTTTCTCTGGAGCCCGGGACGGGTGGGGTGTTTCGCATCACCTGCGCGGGCGTGCAGATCTGGGAGCGCAAGGCTGACGGGGGCTTTCCGGAGGCCAAGGTGCTCAAGCAGCGGGTGCGTGACCAGATCGATCCGCTGCGCGATCTGGGCCACAACGACAGGTCGGGCCAGCCTGAAAATCCGTAA
- a CDS encoding response regulator transcription factor — translation MSELLLIDDDQELCELLSSWLSQEGFQVRACHDGHSARRALAETAPSAVVLDVMLPDGSGLELLKQLRTDHPELPVVMLSARGEPLDRILGLELGADDYLAKPCDPRELTARLRAVLRRSHPVATSSQLELGDLCFSPVRGVVSIDEKELTLTISESRLLEALLRQPGEPLDKQELAQLALGRKLTLYDRSLDMHVSNLRKKIGPHADGRPRIVALRSRGYYYSL, via the coding sequence ATGAGCGAGCTGTTACTAATTGATGATGATCAGGAGCTGTGTGAGCTTCTGAGCAGTTGGCTGAGCCAGGAAGGTTTTCAGGTCCGCGCCTGTCACGACGGCCACAGTGCGCGTCGGGCACTGGCGGAAACCGCTCCGTCTGCCGTGGTGCTGGACGTGATGCTGCCCGATGGCAGCGGCCTTGAACTGCTCAAGCAACTGCGCACCGACCATCCCGAGCTTCCTGTGGTCATGCTCTCGGCCCGGGGCGAGCCTCTGGACCGCATCCTCGGCCTCGAACTGGGTGCCGACGACTATCTGGCCAAACCCTGCGACCCGCGGGAACTGACGGCCAGGCTGCGCGCCGTACTGCGCCGCAGCCATCCGGTCGCCACCTCCAGCCAGCTTGAACTGGGCGACCTGTGCTTCAGCCCGGTGCGCGGCGTGGTCAGCATCGATGAAAAAGAACTGACCCTGACCATTTCCGAAAGCCGCCTGCTCGAAGCGCTGCTGCGTCAACCGGGCGAGCCTCTGGACAAGCAGGAGCTGGCGCAGCTGGCCCTGGGGCGCAAACTGACGTTGTATGACCGCAGCCTGGACATGCACGTCAGCAACCTGCGCAAGAAGATCGGCCCGCATGCCGATGGCCGGCCTCGTATCGTGGCGCTGCGTAGCCGCGGTTATTACTACAGCCTGTGA
- a CDS encoding Spy/CpxP family protein refolding chaperone: MRKTLIALMLAAALPTVAMAVPPPGGPEADVPGIHQDRDHRGPGPEMKRGPGPFADLDLTREQRRDIGKLMGEQMKDRRDVTERYLAKLPPADQKAMKDELDAKRAKTDSEIRALLKPDQQKEFDEIRKKQEERRAEWAEFKAWKAEKAKKAQ, from the coding sequence ATGCGCAAGACCCTCATCGCTTTGATGCTCGCAGCAGCACTGCCTACCGTCGCCATGGCCGTACCACCACCGGGTGGCCCGGAAGCCGACGTACCGGGCATCCATCAGGATCGCGATCATCGCGGCCCAGGTCCGGAAATGAAACGTGGCCCCGGCCCTTTTGCCGATCTGGATCTGACTCGCGAACAACGCCGTGACATCGGTAAATTGATGGGCGAGCAGATGAAAGACCGCCGCGACGTCACCGAGCGCTACCTGGCCAAGCTGCCCCCGGCAGACCAGAAAGCCATGAAAGACGAACTGGATGCCAAACGGGCCAAGACCGACAGCGAGATCCGCGCCCTGCTCAAGCCGGATCAGCAGAAGGAGTTCGACGAGATTCGCAAGAAACAGGAAGAGCGCCGCGCCGAATGGGCTGAATTCAAAGCCTGGAAAGCGGAAAAGGCAAAAAAGGCGCAATAA
- a CDS encoding septation protein A, protein MKQFIDFIPLILFFIVYKTEPRAVDILGNSYMLGGIFSATAMLIASSLVVYGILYVKQRKLEKSQWLTLVACLVFGSLTLAFHSETFLKWKAPVVNWLFALAFAGSHFIGDRPLIQRVMGHALTLPAAVWVKLNIAWVLFFIFCGAANLYVAFTYQDFWVDFKVFGSLAMTLIFLVAQGIYLSRHLSDAAPSSTTKTED, encoded by the coding sequence GTGAAACAATTCATAGACTTCATCCCGCTGATCCTGTTTTTCATCGTCTACAAGACCGAACCTCGCGCTGTCGACATCCTGGGCAACAGTTACATGCTAGGCGGGATTTTCAGTGCGACCGCGATGCTGATCGCCAGCTCCCTGGTCGTCTACGGGATCCTGTACGTCAAGCAGCGCAAACTGGAAAAAAGCCAGTGGCTGACCCTGGTAGCCTGCCTGGTCTTCGGCAGCCTGACACTGGCCTTTCACAGCGAAACCTTCCTCAAGTGGAAAGCCCCGGTGGTCAACTGGCTGTTTGCCCTGGCATTTGCCGGCAGCCACTTCATCGGTGATCGCCCGCTGATCCAGCGCGTCATGGGCCACGCCCTGACACTGCCTGCTGCAGTCTGGGTCAAACTCAACATTGCCTGGGTCCTGTTCTTCATTTTCTGCGGTGCGGCCAACCTGTATGTGGCCTTTACCTATCAGGACTTCTGGGTCGACTTCAAAGTCTTCGGCAGTCTGGCCATGACCCTGATCTTCCTGGTGGCTCAAGGTATCTACCTGAGCCGTCACCTGAGTGACGCGGCCCCTTCTTCCACTACCAAAACCGAGGACTGA
- a CDS encoding DUF4123 domain-containing protein, with protein sequence MFTPAYKANYMLIDGALHPNVICQLQQRNEPLEILPLYLSTCLEPVKEQGPILVHAPFGTTLMTEWQQTPAQHLYASVFASQAPLRTVSSHLRHFLQPTDHLGNSSLLRFADPVVTYFWLSSYPQDHLDSLLGPVTDLWVKTPVHRWHTQPDHPFTHFAHNKPLQDWDPRFALQGEPQLAAFEQAGKWLFMEQLHEWLTDHHPSAFTNQTSEQVQSWMEQVLEKGRAWGLASDYSFVAWADICHIWGLDFMDRAESPYQRWLTQFPEKARLPPEVRVEVIAEYARHTTGAAND encoded by the coding sequence ATGTTCACACCTGCTTACAAGGCCAATTACATGCTGATCGATGGTGCCCTGCACCCGAATGTCATTTGCCAACTGCAACAACGGAACGAGCCTCTGGAGATCCTGCCCCTTTACCTGTCGACATGCCTGGAGCCTGTCAAAGAGCAAGGACCGATTCTGGTACATGCGCCTTTCGGCACAACCCTGATGACCGAGTGGCAACAGACTCCAGCCCAGCATCTGTATGCCAGTGTCTTCGCCAGTCAGGCCCCCTTGCGCACCGTCTCCAGCCATCTGCGCCACTTTCTCCAGCCAACGGACCACCTGGGCAACAGCAGCCTGCTGCGCTTTGCCGACCCCGTCGTGACGTATTTCTGGTTGTCGAGCTATCCCCAGGATCATCTGGACTCATTGCTGGGACCAGTCACCGACTTATGGGTCAAGACACCGGTTCATCGCTGGCACACCCAGCCTGATCATCCTTTCACCCACTTTGCCCACAACAAACCACTCCAAGACTGGGACCCACGCTTTGCGCTGCAAGGCGAACCGCAACTGGCCGCCTTCGAGCAGGCTGGCAAGTGGCTGTTCATGGAGCAGCTTCATGAATGGCTCACCGATCACCATCCATCGGCGTTCACCAACCAGACGAGCGAACAGGTCCAGAGCTGGATGGAGCAAGTACTGGAAAAAGGCCGGGCATGGGGACTGGCAAGTGATTACTCCTTCGTCGCCTGGGCAGATATCTGCCACATCTGGGGCCTGGACTTCATGGATCGGGCTGAAAGCCCTTACCAGCGCTGGCTGACGCAGTTCCCCGAAAAGGCGCGGCTGCCTCCCGAAGTTCGTGTCGAAGTGATCGCCGAATACGCACGCCACACCACGGGCGCAGCAAATGACTGA
- a CDS encoding DUF962 domain-containing protein, translated as MDHVKRFTSFAEFYPFYLQEHRSSTSRRLHFIGTSLVIFLLAFGVGSGRWWLLWLLPVAGYGFAWAGHFFFEKNRPATFKHPFYSLLGDFVMYRDMLLGKVPF; from the coding sequence ATGGATCACGTCAAACGCTTCACCAGCTTCGCCGAGTTCTATCCTTTCTATCTGCAGGAACACCGCAGCAGCACCAGCCGACGCCTGCACTTCATCGGCACCAGCCTGGTGATTTTCCTGCTGGCTTTCGGTGTCGGCAGTGGTCGATGGTGGTTGTTGTGGCTGCTGCCCGTTGCCGGTTACGGCTTTGCATGGGCCGGGCATTTCTTCTTCGAGAAGAACCGGCCAGCCACTTTCAAGCATCCGTTCTATAGCCTGCTCGGTGACTTCGTCATGTACCGGGACATGCTGCTGGGCAAGGTGCCGTTCTAG
- a CDS encoding nitroreductase family protein has protein sequence MEALDVLLNRVSVPRLVDPAPDAAQREILFGAALRSPDHGQLRPYRFITVEGPARERMGELLVEALQQGGGEITPQALDKARLGPLRAPLVVVVVARLQDHFKVPRKEQLITAGCAAHAVLLAAYAQGVGAVWRTGDLSYSPHVAKGFGLADDEEVIAFLYLGTPQNPPREAPKVDVGGFVSEWQG, from the coding sequence ATGGAGGCACTCGACGTTTTGCTCAATCGTGTTTCTGTACCACGATTGGTCGATCCCGCTCCGGATGCTGCACAGCGGGAAATCCTGTTTGGCGCAGCCTTGCGCTCACCCGATCATGGTCAACTGCGGCCTTATCGTTTCATCACGGTCGAAGGTCCGGCTCGCGAGCGCATGGGCGAGTTGCTGGTCGAGGCTCTGCAGCAGGGTGGTGGTGAAATCACGCCCCAGGCTCTGGACAAGGCGCGTCTGGGGCCGTTGCGTGCTCCGCTGGTGGTCGTGGTGGTTGCGCGCTTGCAGGATCACTTCAAGGTGCCGCGCAAGGAGCAACTGATTACCGCTGGCTGCGCCGCGCATGCCGTGCTGCTGGCCGCTTATGCCCAGGGTGTCGGAGCGGTATGGCGTACGGGCGATCTGTCGTACTCACCCCATGTTGCCAAGGGCTTCGGACTGGCCGATGACGAAGAGGTCATTGCCTTCCTGTATCTGGGCACGCCACAAAACCCGCCACGTGAAGCGCCGAAAGTGGACGTGGGTGGTTTTGTCAGCGAGTGGCAGGGCTGA
- a CDS encoding sensor histidine kinase: MRSLFWRILASFWLAIALVAGLSILLGHMLNQDAWILSRHPVLNELPKKWVQIYEEQGAATAQDYLQNVKRRNRIDVQVLNDNGEPVVLGTFPPRAAAFEARQQDDSRQLPWRRLTTEYTSDSTGITYLLIFRIPHPEIEDWHRQSLMWPLSALGIALVVLTLFSLFVTLSITRPLSRLRGAVHDLGQTSYQQHSLAQLANRRDEFGVLATDFNRMGARLQSLIGSQRQLLRDVSHELRSPLARLRIALALAERAEPAEREKLWPRLGRECDRLEALISEILALARLDADFGSPEPVELGNMLQRLKNDTQLDDEPQNIRVQVQDNLQLQGWPDMLERAVDNLLRNALRFSPPGQPIDVQAMRVGNHVQLSVRDRGPGVAAEHLPQLGEPFYRAPGQTAPGHGLGLAIAKRAAERHGGSLTLGNHPEGGFLATLEIPMEPVNPQTN; the protein is encoded by the coding sequence GTGCGTTCATTGTTCTGGCGAATCCTGGCCAGCTTCTGGTTAGCCATAGCCTTGGTTGCAGGCCTGTCGATTCTGCTTGGGCACATGCTCAATCAGGATGCCTGGATTCTCAGCCGTCATCCGGTCCTGAACGAGCTGCCGAAAAAGTGGGTGCAGATCTATGAGGAGCAAGGCGCAGCCACGGCACAGGACTACCTGCAGAACGTAAAGCGCCGCAACCGCATCGATGTGCAGGTGCTCAATGACAATGGCGAACCTGTAGTGCTCGGCACCTTTCCTCCACGGGCAGCAGCCTTTGAAGCCCGTCAGCAGGACGACTCGCGCCAGTTGCCATGGCGCCGCCTGACCACCGAATACACCAGCGACAGTACCGGCATCACTTACCTGCTGATCTTTCGCATCCCGCATCCAGAGATCGAAGACTGGCACCGCCAGAGCCTGATGTGGCCACTGAGCGCACTGGGCATCGCGCTGGTGGTACTGACGCTGTTCAGCCTTTTTGTAACGCTCTCCATCACCCGGCCACTGAGTCGGTTGCGCGGTGCCGTGCACGATCTGGGGCAAACCAGCTATCAGCAACACAGCCTGGCACAGCTGGCCAACCGCCGGGACGAGTTCGGTGTACTGGCGACCGACTTCAACCGCATGGGCGCACGCCTGCAAAGCCTGATCGGCAGCCAGCGTCAACTGCTTCGCGATGTGTCACATGAATTGCGCTCGCCTCTGGCCCGACTGCGCATTGCCCTGGCACTGGCCGAGCGGGCGGAACCGGCAGAGCGGGAAAAACTCTGGCCACGCCTGGGCCGCGAATGCGACCGCCTGGAAGCCCTGATCAGCGAGATTCTTGCACTGGCCCGCCTGGATGCCGACTTTGGCAGCCCGGAGCCTGTGGAACTGGGCAATATGCTGCAGCGCCTGAAAAACGACACGCAACTGGACGACGAACCTCAGAACATCAGGGTTCAGGTCCAGGACAACCTGCAACTGCAAGGCTGGCCGGACATGCTCGAACGTGCGGTGGACAACCTGCTGCGCAACGCCCTGCGCTTCAGTCCGCCGGGACAGCCCATCGATGTGCAGGCCATGCGCGTGGGCAATCATGTGCAACTGAGCGTGCGCGACCGCGGCCCCGGCGTCGCGGCAGAACATCTGCCACAACTGGGCGAACCGTTTTACCGCGCACCCGGCCAGACAGCGCCCGGCCACGGCCTGGGCCTGGCCATCGCCAAACGGGCGGCGGAGCGTCACGGTGGCAGCCTGACACTGGGCAATCACCCGGAAGGCGGCTTCCTTGCCACGCTGGAAATACCGATGGAACCTGTCAACCCGCAGACAAACTGA
- a CDS encoding UDP-2,3-diacylglucosamine diphosphatase — MSSAQLAKPSSKQRVRTLWISDVHLGTRDCQAEHLSMFLKRYQADKVYLVGDIIDGWKMRSGMYWPQAHTNVIRRLLTMSKRGTEVIYITGNHDEFLRRYSKLILGNIQLLDEAVHVTADGRRLLVIHGDQFDVITRYHRWLAFLGDSAYEFTLTLNRWLNHWRAKYGYGYWSLSAYLKHKVKTAVSFISDFEEAIAHECVKRGLDGVVCGHIHHAEIRRVGEVEYLNCGDWVESCTALIEHLDGTIELFRLADAHLQQKAAAQQEPVVESVV; from the coding sequence ATGAGCAGTGCTCAGCTTGCCAAACCCAGCTCCAAGCAACGTGTGCGGACCTTGTGGATTTCCGATGTGCACTTGGGCACTCGCGACTGTCAGGCTGAGCATCTGTCGATGTTCCTCAAGCGCTATCAGGCCGACAAGGTGTATCTGGTGGGCGACATCATCGACGGCTGGAAGATGCGCAGCGGCATGTACTGGCCCCAGGCGCATACCAACGTGATACGTCGCTTGCTGACCATGAGCAAGCGTGGCACCGAGGTGATTTATATCACCGGCAATCATGATGAGTTTCTGCGCCGTTACTCGAAACTGATCCTGGGTAATATCCAGTTACTGGACGAGGCCGTGCACGTGACGGCGGACGGTCGTCGATTGCTGGTGATTCATGGGGATCAGTTCGACGTCATCACGCGCTATCACCGCTGGCTGGCCTTTCTGGGGGATTCGGCCTACGAATTCACGCTGACCCTCAATCGCTGGCTCAACCACTGGCGGGCTAAGTACGGCTACGGTTACTGGTCGCTGTCGGCGTACCTGAAGCACAAGGTCAAGACAGCCGTGAGTTTCATCAGCGACTTCGAGGAAGCTATTGCCCACGAATGTGTAAAGCGCGGCCTCGATGGCGTGGTGTGCGGGCATATTCACCATGCTGAAATCCGCAGGGTCGGGGAGGTGGAATACCTCAACTGCGGCGACTGGGTAGAGTCCTGCACCGCCCTGATCGAGCATCTGGACGGCACCATCGAACTGTTTCGTCTGGCCGACGCCCATCTTCAGCAAAAGGCCGCTGCGCAGCAGGAGCCTGTGGTTGAGTCCGTCGTCTGA
- a CDS encoding YciI family protein, producing MLYAIIATDVPDSLEKRLSVRPAHLERIIALKDAGRLVLAGPHPAVDSNDPGPAGFSGSLIVAEFESLSAAETWAKADPFVAAGVYGNVVVKPFKQVLP from the coding sequence ATGCTCTACGCCATCATTGCTACAGATGTTCCCGACTCGCTGGAAAAACGCCTGAGCGTACGTCCTGCTCACCTGGAGCGCATCATCGCCCTCAAGGACGCAGGCCGTCTGGTGCTGGCGGGTCCACATCCAGCCGTGGACAGCAATGATCCAGGCCCGGCCGGTTTCAGCGGCAGCCTGATCGTCGCCGAGTTCGAGTCCCTGAGCGCTGCCGAAACCTGGGCCAAGGCCGATCCGTTCGTTGCCGCAGGCGTCTATGGCAATGTTGTGGTCAAGCCGTTCAAGCAAGTCCTGCCATAA
- a CDS encoding TrkH family potassium uptake protein yields MALPTLRIIGFIIGIFLITLAVAMIVPMATLVIYERFEDLRSFLWASAITFIAGLALVVPGRPEHVHLRPRDMYMLTVSSWIIVCIFAALPFLLTQHISYTDSFFESMSGITATGSTVLSNLDSMSPGILIWRSMLHWLGGIGFIGMAVAILPLLRIGGMRLFQTESSDRSEKVMPRSHMVAKFIVLAYVGFTALGSLAFWAAGMSLFDAINHAMSAISTGGFSTSDLSLAKWQQPAVHWVAIVVMILGSLPFTLYVATLRGNRKALIKDEQVQGLIGLLLVTWLMMTLWYGATTDLPWSDALRHVALNVTSVVTTTGFALGDYSLWGNFSLMLFFYLGFIGGCSGSTAGGVKIFRFQVAYILLKANLNQLIHPRAVIKQKYNGHRLDDEIVRSILTFSFFFTITICVIALLLSLLGLDWMTALTGAASTVSGVGPGLGEIIGPAGNFSTLPDAAKWILSAGMLLGRLEIITVLVLCVPAFWRH; encoded by the coding sequence ATGGCGTTGCCGACCCTTCGCATTATCGGTTTCATCATCGGCATATTCCTGATCACTCTGGCAGTCGCCATGATCGTGCCCATGGCGACACTCGTCATCTACGAGCGTTTTGAAGACCTGCGCTCCTTTCTGTGGGCCAGCGCCATCACCTTTATCGCGGGCCTGGCCCTGGTTGTGCCGGGCCGGCCGGAACATGTGCATCTGCGCCCACGGGACATGTACATGCTCACGGTTTCCAGCTGGATCATCGTGTGCATCTTTGCCGCTCTTCCCTTCCTGCTGACCCAGCACATCAGCTACACCGACTCCTTCTTCGAGAGCATGTCGGGCATCACGGCCACCGGCTCGACCGTGCTCAGCAATCTGGACAGCATGTCACCGGGGATTCTGATCTGGCGCTCCATGCTGCACTGGCTGGGCGGCATCGGCTTCATCGGCATGGCAGTAGCGATCCTGCCACTGCTGCGCATCGGTGGCATGCGTCTGTTCCAGACCGAGTCTTCCGACCGGTCCGAGAAGGTCATGCCACGCTCGCACATGGTGGCCAAGTTCATCGTCCTGGCCTATGTCGGCTTTACCGCCCTGGGCAGTCTGGCGTTCTGGGCAGCAGGCATGAGCCTGTTCGACGCAATCAACCATGCAATGTCGGCGATTTCCACAGGCGGTTTCTCCACGTCCGACCTTTCCCTGGCAAAGTGGCAGCAACCGGCGGTTCACTGGGTCGCAATCGTGGTGATGATCCTCGGCAGCCTGCCCTTTACGCTTTACGTGGCAACCCTGCGTGGCAATCGCAAGGCGCTGATCAAGGATGAACAGGTTCAGGGCCTGATCGGTCTGCTGCTGGTGACCTGGCTCATGATGACCCTCTGGTACGGCGCCACCACCGATCTGCCCTGGAGCGACGCACTGCGCCATGTGGCCCTTAACGTGACGTCAGTGGTCACCACCACCGGCTTCGCCCTGGGCGACTACAGCCTGTGGGGCAATTTCTCGCTGATGCTGTTTTTCTATCTGGGCTTCATCGGCGGCTGTTCAGGCTCGACGGCGGGCGGCGTGAAGATTTTCCGCTTCCAGGTGGCCTACATCCTGCTCAAGGCCAACCTCAATCAGTTGATCCACCCGCGGGCCGTCATCAAGCAGAAGTACAACGGACACAGGCTGGACGACGAAATCGTTCGGTCGATCCTGACCTTTTCGTTCTTCTTCACCATCACCATTTGCGTCATCGCCCTGCTGCTCTCCCTGCTGGGCCTGGACTGGATGACAGCCCTGACCGGCGCCGCGAGCACGGTATCCGGCGTGGGGCCGGGCCTGGGTGAAATCATCGGTCCAGCAGGCAATTTCTCCACACTGCCGGATGCTGCGAAATGGATTCTGTCCGCCGGCATGCTGCTGGGGCGCCTGGAGATCATCACGGTGCTGGTGCTTTGCGTACCCGCGTTCTGGCGGCATTGA